A stretch of the Poseidonibacter parvus genome encodes the following:
- a CDS encoding DegT/DnrJ/EryC1/StrS family aminotransferase, translating into MKRDIAIYKASLDNEELTQIRSVLESKDDLSKAIEFEENMTKFIGSKYAVATSTSTSAIHLALSAIKLKRGDKILMSVNSFVNLPEVVRHFDAEPIFIDINMEDMNIDVDKFEKALAENKSKKLRGAIITFVGGQTPDLDRIYDIAEKYGIILIEDCRSALGVMYKGKRVGNLRADMTIFSTNPSNSKYAISRSGVIITNNEDIANRAKLLRTHALTTTYDSYGNLDYVYDVVDIGHKYDLSELDAAYALAQLNKTEKFIKRRKEIAKLYEKRLTGVKHITIPSYKDEHIFTQLIIKVSRNRDAFARALKERGVATGLNYIPLHLLSYYKTKYSIKITAFSNALNNYQQILSLPIYASLTDEEVNYVCDQVIDVASEWI; encoded by the coding sequence ATGAAAAGAGATATTGCTATTTATAAAGCATCTTTGGATAATGAAGAATTAACGCAAATAAGAAGTGTATTAGAATCAAAAGATGATTTATCAAAAGCTATAGAGTTTGAAGAAAATATGACAAAATTCATAGGCTCTAAGTATGCTGTTGCTACTTCAACATCAACTTCAGCAATACACCTTGCTTTAAGTGCAATAAAACTAAAAAGAGGTGACAAGATTTTAATGTCTGTTAACTCTTTTGTAAATTTACCAGAAGTTGTAAGACACTTTGATGCGGAGCCTATATTTATTGATATTAACATGGAAGATATGAATATTGATGTTGATAAGTTTGAAAAAGCTTTAGCTGAAAATAAATCAAAAAAACTAAGAGGTGCAATTATCACTTTTGTTGGTGGTCAAACTCCTGATTTAGATAGAATTTATGATATTGCAGAAAAATATGGAATTATATTAATAGAAGACTGTAGATCTGCACTTGGTGTTATGTATAAAGGAAAAAGAGTAGGGAATTTAAGAGCAGATATGACTATTTTTTCAACTAATCCATCTAATAGTAAATATGCGATTTCTAGATCTGGTGTGATTATTACAAATAATGAAGATATAGCAAATAGAGCAAAACTTTTAAGAACTCATGCCCTAACAACTACTTATGATAGCTATGGAAACTTAGATTATGTATATGATGTTGTTGATATTGGACATAAATATGACTTATCAGAACTAGATGCAGCATATGCCTTAGCACAACTTAATAAGACAGAAAAGTTTATTAAGAGAAGAAAAGAAATAGCTAAACTTTATGAAAAAAGATTAACAGGTGTTAAACATATTACAATTCCTTCTTACAAAGATGAACATATTTTTACACAACTAATTATAAAAGTTTCAAGAAATAGAGATGCCTTTGCAAGAGCTTTAAAAGAGCGAGGAGTTGCAACTGGACTTAATTATATTCCTTTACATCTTCTATCTTATTATAAAACAAAGTATTCTATTAAAATTACAGCCTTTTCAAATGCTTTAAATAACTATCAGCAAATACTTTCATTGCCAATATATGCAAGTTTAACAGATGAAGAAGTTAACTATGTTTGTGACCAAGTTATTGATGTAGCTTCTGAATGGATTTAA
- a CDS encoding glutathionylspermidine synthase family protein: protein MKLEKLQPLTDEYLESIGFVWHTDEDNSSYIADEVVVVNENEANAYYEACNELYDMFCEAGEHVIENDLFHEINIPFNLVETIKESWENDVHWHLYSRFDLAGGLDGAPIKLIEFNADTPTSLFETAIIQWALLKANGLDEASQFNNLYDALKDNFKRIITLDSDIEKFDEYYNDLGWKILFSSISSSAEDENTTKLLQHIANEAGFNTDFEFIDKVGFNDEGIFKDEESFEFWFKLIPWEDIAIDESELALVLADIIKEKKAIIFNPAYTLMFQSKGFMKILWDLYPNHPLLLETSFEPLDGKKQVEKRCFGREGANTKIINEDGSIDVQTEGEYEGHKAIYQEYVELNTDSNGVTYQAGVFYAYEACALGFRRGEKILDNMSKFVGHIVKEDQALLT from the coding sequence ATGAAACTAGAAAAATTACAACCCTTAACAGATGAATATTTAGAATCAATTGGTTTTGTATGGCATACGGATGAAGATAATTCTTCATACATAGCAGACGAAGTTGTAGTTGTAAATGAAAATGAAGCAAACGCTTATTATGAAGCTTGTAACGAATTATATGACATGTTTTGTGAAGCTGGTGAACATGTAATTGAAAATGATTTATTTCATGAAATAAATATTCCTTTTAATTTAGTTGAAACAATCAAAGAATCTTGGGAAAATGATGTTCATTGGCATTTATATTCAAGATTTGATTTAGCAGGGGGACTTGATGGAGCACCTATTAAACTAATTGAGTTTAATGCAGATACACCTACTTCACTTTTTGAAACAGCTATTATTCAATGGGCACTTTTAAAAGCAAATGGCTTAGATGAAGCTAGTCAATTTAATAATCTTTATGATGCATTAAAAGACAATTTTAAAAGAATTATTACTTTAGATTCTGATATTGAAAAGTTTGATGAGTATTATAATGACTTAGGTTGGAAAATACTATTTTCATCAATTTCAAGCTCGGCTGAAGATGAAAATACTACTAAACTTTTACAACATATTGCAAATGAAGCAGGGTTTAATACTGATTTTGAATTTATTGATAAAGTTGGCTTTAACGATGAAGGTATTTTCAAAGATGAAGAAAGCTTCGAGTTTTGGTTTAAATTAATTCCTTGGGAAGACATAGCTATTGATGAAAGTGAACTTGCACTTGTTTTAGCAGATATTATAAAAGAGAAGAAAGCGATTATTTTTAATCCTGCGTATACTTTAATGTTTCAATCAAAAGGGTTTATGAAAATTCTTTGGGATTTATACCCAAATCACCCTTTATTACTTGAAACTTCATTTGAACCATTAGATGGTAAAAAACAAGTTGAGAAAAGATGTTTTGGACGAGAAGGTGCTAATACTAAAATCATAAATGAAGATGGAAGTATTGATGTACAAACAGAAGGTGAATACGAAGGTCATAAAGCAATTTATCAAGAGTATGTAGAATTAAATACTGATAGTAATGGTGTAACATACCAAGCTGGTGTATTTTATGCTTATGAAGCTTGTGCTTTAGGATTTAGACGAGGTGAGAAAATTTTAGATAATATGTCTAAATTTGTAGGACATATTGTGAAAGAAGATCAAGCACTTCTTACTTGA
- a CDS encoding NAD+ synthase: MINWQNVKTQLINFLKDEVEKTGLEKVTVGLSGGLDSAIVAILCKEAFGDNLNCVLMPSQFSSQSSSDHAIELCEKFDIKYEIISITPMVESFINNMDEDKLRIGNFSARMRMSVLYDVSSREKSLVVGTSNKSEILLGYGTIFGDTACAINPIGQMYKSDEFEFAKVLGVVDSIVTKAPSADLWEGQSDEDELGYSYAQMDEVLKLLVDENKDKNELISLGFEEKLIDMLEYRIKSNAFKGKLPTIANIKWS; this comes from the coding sequence ATGATAAATTGGCAAAATGTAAAAACTCAATTAATAAATTTTTTAAAAGATGAAGTAGAAAAAACAGGTTTAGAAAAAGTTACAGTAGGATTATCAGGTGGACTAGATTCAGCTATTGTTGCTATACTTTGTAAAGAAGCTTTTGGAGATAACTTAAACTGTGTGTTAATGCCATCTCAGTTTTCATCTCAAAGTTCAAGCGATCACGCAATTGAACTTTGCGAAAAATTTGATATAAAATACGAAATTATTTCAATTACGCCTATGGTGGAATCTTTTATTAACAATATGGATGAAGATAAATTAAGAATTGGTAACTTTTCTGCAAGAATGAGAATGTCAGTATTATATGATGTATCATCACGTGAAAAATCATTAGTAGTTGGAACTTCAAATAAAAGTGAAATATTATTAGGATATGGAACAATTTTTGGAGATACTGCTTGTGCTATTAATCCTATTGGTCAAATGTATAAAAGTGATGAGTTTGAATTTGCAAAGGTTTTAGGTGTTGTTGATTCTATTGTAACAAAAGCTCCTAGTGCTGATTTATGGGAGGGGCAAAGCGATGAAGATGAACTTGGATATTCTTATGCTCAAATGGATGAAGTACTAAAATTACTTGTAGATGAAAATAAAGACAAAAATGAATTAATATCTTTAGGTTTTGAAGAAAAACTAATTGATATGCTAGAATATAGAATAAAATCAAATGCTTTTAAAGGTAAATTACCGACTATTGCAAATATTAAGTGGAGCTAG
- a CDS encoding UPF0323 family lipoprotein, which produces MKKNNNIKKISNYAVVGGLGAILVSGLVGCEDKSNNQQGFGQSDAFANASQKQAAFVIIEQSADGKYAIVDEFPSSKTTIVLRKPDGTEKILTKAEIDALVKEEERKIDNGTSGLTNPNSAEASAGMGLGGVLMSSIAGAMLGSYIGNKLFGNQNYQNQRKAQYKSPSTYSKSKSSFSKANSSASKSSSSSKKSGFFGNKSSSSSKSRSSFFGG; this is translated from the coding sequence TTGAAAAAGAATAATAATATTAAAAAGATATCTAACTACGCTGTAGTTGGGGGATTAGGTGCTATTTTAGTTTCAGGTTTAGTTGGTTGTGAAGATAAGTCTAACAACCAACAAGGTTTTGGACAAAGTGATGCATTTGCAAATGCAAGTCAAAAACAAGCTGCATTTGTTATAATCGAACAATCAGCAGATGGTAAATATGCAATTGTAGATGAGTTTCCATCTTCAAAAACAACTATTGTTTTAAGAAAACCAGATGGGACTGAAAAGATTTTAACAAAAGCAGAAATCGATGCCCTTGTAAAAGAAGAAGAGCGAAAAATTGATAATGGAACTTCAGGTCTTACAAATCCAAATTCTGCAGAAGCTAGTGCGGGAATGGGTCTTGGTGGAGTTTTAATGTCTTCAATTGCAGGAGCAATGTTAGGTTCATATATTGGTAATAAATTATTTGGAAATCAAAATTACCAAAATCAAAGAAAAGCACAATATAAATCTCCTTCAACTTATTCTAAATCAAAAAGTTCATTTAGTAAAGCTAATAGTTCAGCTTCTAAATCTTCATCATCTAGTAAAAAAAGTGGATTCTTTGGAAATAAATCTTCTTCAAGTTCTAAATCTAGATCTTCATTTTTTGGTGGTTAA
- a CDS encoding tetraacyldisaccharide 4'-kinase, with protein MKQKLYLWIEDYLFFPNTLQQIIAYLLLPLTFIYMLIILLKRTFAKEVDFGIPVISIGNIIVGGSGKTPIAIKLASSYEKSCVILRGFGRASKGLYVISKEGEILEDISISGDEAMLLAKSLKHSSVIVSENRIEAIKKAKELGCKIVFLDDGFSKYNIKKFNILLRPKKEPTNFYCLPSGGYREPKGLYAYADLELKEGVDFNRVITIKKDGNEAILKDKLVVLTAISKPKRLLEFLPKNTQLLAFADHHTFTNDEIKEVKEKYNDYQIITTGKDLVKLEAFNIENLYLMDLDIKIEDSVDFSMMKEYIKTYE; from the coding sequence TTGAAACAAAAACTATACTTGTGGATTGAAGATTATCTCTTCTTTCCAAATACTTTACAGCAAATTATTGCTTATCTTTTATTACCTTTAACATTTATTTATATGCTTATTATTTTACTAAAACGTACTTTTGCAAAAGAAGTAGATTTTGGTATTCCTGTTATTTCTATTGGAAATATTATTGTAGGTGGAAGTGGTAAAACACCAATTGCAATTAAATTAGCAAGCTCATATGAAAAGTCATGTGTAATCTTACGTGGATTTGGCAGAGCTTCAAAAGGCTTATATGTAATATCTAAAGAAGGAGAAATCTTAGAAGATATAAGTATTAGTGGAGATGAAGCAATGCTATTAGCTAAGTCTTTAAAACACTCAAGTGTAATAGTAAGTGAAAATAGAATTGAAGCTATCAAAAAAGCAAAAGAACTGGGTTGTAAAATTGTATTTCTAGATGATGGCTTTTCAAAATATAATATTAAGAAATTTAACATTTTACTTCGTCCTAAAAAAGAACCTACAAATTTTTATTGCTTACCTAGTGGTGGATATAGAGAACCTAAAGGTTTATATGCTTATGCTGATTTAGAGTTAAAAGAGGGTGTTGATTTTAATAGAGTTATTACAATTAAAAAAGATGGTAATGAAGCTATTTTAAAAGATAAACTTGTAGTTTTAACTGCAATTTCAAAACCAAAAAGATTACTAGAATTTTTACCAAAAAATACGCAACTTTTAGCTTTTGCTGATCATCATACTTTTACAAATGATGAGATAAAAGAAGTAAAAGAAAAGTATAATGACTATCAAATAATAACAACAGGAAAAGATTTAGTAAAACTAGAAGCTTTTAATATTGAAAATTTATATTTAATGGATTTAGATATTAAAATAGAAGATAGTGTAGATTTTTCTATGATGAAAGAGTATATAAAAACTTATGAATAA